One segment of Solanum lycopersicum chromosome 1, SLM_r2.1 DNA contains the following:
- the abz1 gene encoding anaerobic basic leucine zipper protein — protein sequence MSPLRQSASSSASDDDQRYAGMDEKKRKRMISNRESARRSRMKKQKLLQDLTGEVSRLQGANKNIVSKIDETTERYAICAAQNNVLRAQAMELTDRLRYLNDVIDSTGLAADVADPLLKPLQNPCAMQPIASSGLFKF from the coding sequence atgtcaccTTTAAGGCAGAGTGCTAGTTCATCTGCATCAGATGATGATCAAAGGTATGCAGGAATGGatgagaagaagaggaaaaggaTGATTTCCAACAGGGAATCTGCGAGGCGATCGAGGATGAAGAAGCAGAAGCTTCTGCAAGATTTGACAGGGGAAGTGAGCAGATTACAGGGTGCAAATAAGAATATTGTGTCTAAGATTGATGAGACAACAGAAAGATATGCAATTTGTGCGGCACAGAACAATGTGTTGAGGGCACAAGCAATGGAATTGACTGATAGGCTCAGGTATTTAAATGATGTTATTGACAGTACTGGTTTGGCTGCTGATGTTGCTGATCCTTTGTTGAAGCCATTGCAGAATCCTTGTGCAATGCAGCCTATTGCTTCATCAGgattgtttaaattttaa